agaaattattaaaaatacaggtACTTTGACCTCTTTCTAAAGCCGCAGACCCTGGTGCAATGCTCTGGTGGCTAGGGACGTACTCGTGTGCACGCTTGGACACCCACCTCCATGGACACCTAGCCACCCTGTTGTGTGTCCTTATGCCAGTTGAGCTGAATCTTTTCCCCAGTATAGTGGAAAGACTGAGGCTTCTGCCTACTGAGCAAGGGTGGGTGCTTCATTTGTGTTCGGTCTGAATTACGGGAAAGTTAGCTCTTCCCAGACCTAAGCTGCCTTCTCTCCCTACTTTCAGAAGATCCTAGTTCCTTCCTTCCCGAGTGATACCCATGAACTGCCAGTAGAGGTTGCTGTCGTTCCATGTGTAAGGAATGAACTGGTTCAAGGCATGTCCTACCCAGTCATTTTCTTTACCTTATACCAATTCTCCCTGAATAATGTCTTCAGTTTCTTGAGGAGACTCCTAGTTTTGGTTTTCAAATTACTTGGAGGGCTGCCTAGGAATCTGTCTCCCTCTGAAATAAAGTTTCCTCAACTTCCACCTTGCAAGTAGCCTTCTGGTTTCCAGTGATCCCCTCGTTGTCTCTGTAAAAAGAGTTTAAGGTCTTGAACAATGGAGGACCAgctgctctgttctctttcagAGATGACTACCAAAAGCTAGAGGTTTGTGAGTGCCTCCCCTGTGCCAGGCTGTTAAGTACCTAATGTGCATGATCACATTTAATCTTCAGGAATCTATAGGATAGTTGTATCTATTTGTTACAGTTGAGGACACTGAGATTCAGGATAAGTATTTCCGCTAAGGTTACATTCCGCTAAGGCATCCGAGGTTTGTACTCTTCCTGAGACCCATTCCGGGTGGAAACTGGAGGTTAGCATCGTTAACCCAGATTCCCTTTCATCTGGTCTAAATGATGGAAATCAGTAGTTGGTACTGACTGCTACCAGTGGGAGTTCAGGGGCAAGGAAGAGGCTATGCATGTGGAAGCAGTGCCCAGGGCCAAACCACAGGACAGAAAATTGGAACAGAATTACATAAATCAAGGTCAGAAATTCCTGCCCAACCCATGGGGTGGAGTTTTCTCCATTCCTATCCATCCTAGTGAATATAAACCCCGACTTGATGTCAGTAACTGGAAGGAGCAGCTGTTAGAACTCTGATTTCAGCTCTCAGCATCCACCATGCATCTCAAGATAGTCCTGGCGTTCCTGGCACTGTCCCTCATTACCATCTTTGCCCTGGCCTATGTTTTGCTGACCAGCCCAGGTGGTTCCAGCCAGCCTCCCCACTGCCCCTCTGTATCCCATAGGGCCCAGCCCTGGCCACACCCTGGCCAGAGCCAGCTGTTTGCAGACCTGAGCCGAGAGGAGCTGACAGCTGTGATGCGCTTTCTGACCCAGCGGCTAGGACCAGGGCTGGTGGATGCAGCCCAGGCTCAGTCCTCGGACAACTGCATCTTCTCAGTGGAGCTGCAGCTGCCCCCCAAGGCTGCAGCCCTGGCCCACCTGGACATGGGGAGCCCCCCACCTGCCCGGGAGGCACTGGCCATTGTCCTCTTTGGTGGACAACCCCAGCCCAATGTGAGTGAGCTGGTGGTGGGGCCACTGCCTCACCCCTCCTACATGCGGGATGTGACTGTGGAGCGTCACGGCGGGCCCCTGCCCTATCACCGTCGCCCGGTGCTGAGAGCTGAGTTTACGCAGATGTGGAAGCATCTGAAAGAGGTGGAGCTACCCAAGGCACCCATCTTCCTGGCGTCCACCTTCAACTACAATGGCTCTACCCTGGCAGCTGTGCATGCCACCCCTCGGGGCTTGCGCTCGGGGGACCGAGCTACCTGGATGGCCCTCTACCATAACATCTCAGGGGTTGGTCTTTTCCTTCACCCCGTGGGGCTGGAACTACTACTGGACCACAGGGCCCTGGACCCTGCCCACTGGACTGTCCAGCGGGTCTTCTACCTTGGGCACTACTATGCAGACTTGGGCCAGTTGGAACGGGAGTTTAAGTCTGGCCGGTTGGAAGTGGTTAGAGTCCCTCTACCCCCACCAAATGGAGCTTCATCCCTGAGATCTCGGAACTCTCCGGGTCCTCTTCCCCCTCTTCAGTTCTCGCCCCAGGGTTCCCGCTACAGTGTGCAAGGAAACCTGGTGGTATCCTCCCTCTGGTCATTTACCTTTGGCCATGGGGTGTTCAGTGGCCTGAGGATTTTTGACGTTCGGTTCCAGGGTGAGCGAGTAGCCTATGAAGTCAGTGTCCAGGAGTGTGTGTCTATCTATGGTGCCGATTCACCCAAGACGATGCTGACTCGCTATTTGGATAGCAGCTTTGGACTCGGCCGTAACAGCCGAGGCTTGGTGCGGGGAGTGGACTGCCCCTATCAAGCCACGATGGTGGACATCCATATATTAGTGGGCAAAGGGGCAGTCCAGCTGCTTCCAGGGgctgtgtgtgtatttgaggAAGCCCAGGGACTGCCCCTTCGAAGGCACCACAATTACCTTCAAAATCATTTCTATGGTGGTTTGGCCAGCTCAGCCCTTGTGGTCAGGTCTGTGTCATCTGTGGGCAACTATGACTACATTTGGGACTTTGTGTTGTACCCAAATGGGGCACTTGAAGGGCGGGTCCATGCCACGGGTTATATCAACACAGCTTTCCtgagagggggagaggagggcctCCTCTTTGGGAACCGTGTGGGGGAACGAGTGCTGGGAACGGTGCACACACATGCCTTCCACTTCAAGCTGGACCTGGATGTGGCAGGTGAGTGCTGAGGGGATGAGGATGGAGACTTGGGGGCGGGGTCAGGTGgggtgaagggaagggaagggaatctCCCAGGTCAAGCTGAAATAAGTGGCAAGAGCGGGGTGTTCCAACACCACAGCTGTAGTGGCAACAGGGCAGTGACTGTTTGAGCATATTCAGTACAGCCAGTCTGCTACTGGGCTACTGGGAATCTGGTAAAAGGTGAAAAGGGTTCCCCCGCCCAGCCCCTTTGACTTGCTGTGATTGTGAAACTAGTTTAAATGTAATGGCTGGGCATGATTGCCTTAGCCTCAAGTGACACTGGGTGGGTGAACTGGCCCAATGGGGCTAGAGTTGGAGCACTTTGCTTCTTCCTAATTCTAAGGgtcagtgggggtggggagggcagggtcCTGAGCCGAGGTCGGAAGCAGTCTGTCCAGAGTCTTCAGGGTGGGGGTGGACCTGGGGCTTAGGAAGGAGAGGGTAGCAAAGCTGGGGTTGCTCCCCAGGATAGGGCCACTCCTCGTCGGGAGGGCCATCCCATTCTTGTCATCACAGTTGACTCATGGCACACAGTCAGCTTGCTGCAAGTATGGAAAGAGATTTCTCAAGCACAAAGGGCTCAAAGCATACTGAGGACTTGCTGTTCCTGACAGATTTTGTCAAGGACAGAAAGGAACTTACAGACTCACAGACTTTTAGATccacaaagaaaatgagaagaaactcACCAGACCCTCTCCATTTTAAGGGAAACTAAGGAGGGTGGTGGGAGATGGGACAGGTAATGACTGCCCGAGTATAATGCAATGTAAACTAGTATTtcttgtgaaaatgctttcttatCCACAAGTCTAAAGACATGGCACGTGCGTgcctgcgtgtgtctgtgtgcacacaCTTGCACTTGTGTTCGCAGTGGCGTGGAGGGTAGGGAGGACTGATAGCAtgattgaaatgatcatattaaCTAGATTACTCTTTGACATACTTGGATTTTGACTTGTCTTCTGATTGGAGGTTTTTCTTCAGCATCTTTGGCATTAAAGAGGCTTGTTTTGGGAAGTAACATTTATTGGATCCCTAGCGTGTGCAGCATGGGCTGCCGCTGTGGGCCAGAGAGGCTGTGTCAGGCACCAGCGCACAGGATGGCTGCAGAGGCACCAGCTTCAGCATAGTGCCTCCTGTGCCAGGTGCCTTCATATAGGTCTCGTTGAAAGGAACTAACAGTCCAGACCTGCAGAAAGTGTATGACCAAGTGCTGAGTTAGGCGATGCAGGTTATGGATGCTGTAGAATTCCAAGGAACTCCCAGACAAAGGTATGAATGTGCTCGCTTCTGAAAAAGACTGACAGTACTTCCCACCTTGCTGAGATCAAAAGTGAAGTCTCAGAGCTGGGAGGAGTATGCAGGGGACCATGGGAAGGGAGGGATtgggttttcctttctttttttgaggcagcttctcactctcacccaggctggagtgcagtggtgcaatcacaggttactgcagccctgacctcctgggctcaagcaatcctcctgcctcagcctcctgagtagctggtatgacaggcacacactaccacgcccagcttttttttttttttttttttttttgagacagagtctcactctgttacccaggctggagtgtagtggtgcaatctcagttcaccgcaacctccacctcccaggttcaagcgattcttgtgtctcagcctccagagtagcacaccaccacacctggctaatttttatttttttattatttatttatttaagtagagatgggtttcaccatgttggccaggctcatcctgaactcccggtctcaagtgatccactcaccttggcttcccaaagtgctgtgagctaccatgtccggccttttttttttttttttttttttttttttttaaagaggcagtGTTTCATTCTATTACCCCAGCTGGTGTCCAGCACCTGGACTCGAGGGATCTGCACCATCCTGCGACCAGCTTCCTGAGTTGcaagccgccacacccggcttgGGAGTCAGTTTTTCAGCTAGCTTCTCCAAGACAAATACCATTATCCCTTTCATAGTTAAAAGAATGTCACTAGTCAACTGCATGTGCTTTTCTGTTTATTGGGCACAGTCATAGAACAGCTTTAATTATGCCCAGTGTAGGGATTCAGAAAGTGAATCAGAGAAGCAAATTGATCCAGGGACTGTTTGGTAGTCCAGTgctaatagaactttctgcagtgatagaaatattctgtatttgtGCTGTGGCTCTAAACAGTAGTCACTAGCCATGTATGGCAACTGGGCACtttaaatgtggctagtgtgacagaggaactgaatatatatatatatattttagacagggtcttgctctgttgtccaggcgggagtgcagtggtgtgatctcagctcactgcagccacaacctactgggctcaagcaatcctcccaccccagcttccgaagtagctgggaccacaggcatgtgccaccatgcctggctgatttttttattgtttgtggagtcagggtttcaccacgttgcacaggctggtctcaaactcctgggctcacatgatccacccgcctcagcctcccaaagtgctgggattgcaggtgtgagccacctcagcTGGCCCTAAATTTTAATTTTCGTAGCCACGTGTGGCTAGTGGTTACCCTATTGGATAGGGCAAGTTGGAAGAAGATAGGAGCTTGCGCTTGCCCAGACCTCCTGGCTCCCAGCACAGTGTGCTCTGATGCTCTCTCTGCCTTTTGTCACACCAGTACAGTGGACATCATGGGGAAGACAGGGACCTGGCCCAGAGACCTTACCTAGTGTGGAACtcatctcccttccctccccctggCAGGGCTGAAAAACTGGGTGGTAGCTGAAGACGTGGTGTTTAAACCTGTGGCCGCCCCCTGGAACCCGGAGCACTGGCTACAGCGCCCACAGCTGACTCGGCAGGTCCTGGGAAAGGAGGACCTGACAGCTTTTTCCTTGGGAAGCCCCCTACCCCGCTACCTCTACCTGGCTAGCAACCAGACTAATGCCTGGGGTCACCAGCGCGGGTACCGAATCCAGATCCACAGCCCCCTTGGCATACACATACCCCTGGAGAGTGACATGGAGAGGGCTCTCAGCTGGGGGAGGTGAGGAGGGCCCTGGCCTGGGTGGAAGGAAAGGACAGCCCCTCCCCCGCCCCAGTCCTTGGAGACAAACTCCCAGCCCACAGCTACCATTCATCCCTGTACCTTCCCTCAAACCCAAGTTAGATACACGGTGGGAAATGGTCTCACACAGAATCGGATCTAAGGGACTCCTGGGCCAGTAAAGGCACTTGACATTTTTCCAAAACCACCTTCTTATGATTCCTGGCCAGATACCAGCTTGTGGTGAcccagagaaaggaggaggagtcaCAGAGCAGTAGCATCTATCACCAGAATGACATCTGGACACCCACAGTTACCTTTGCTGACTTCATCAACAATGAAACCCTCTTAGGAGAGGTTGGTTGCCCTAGGGACATAGGAAAGGGACACCTGTGGGCATGGCATCTTGGCTGCCCAGCCTCTGGCCAGAGGTTAGAGGGAATGGCTGATTTCCAGTTCGCAGATTCAGAGGCCATGGAGTTTTCTGATGACCAACACAGGTCATTCCTCCTGGGGTGAGATTAGCTCTGGGACACTGGCTCCCCCCTCTCCCCGCACAGCTGCTTACATGGATTGCTCCACGTGTTGTATGGGCATGAGGCTGGGCAGAGTGGAAGCCAGGCTGAGACTGGAGGCTGGGATTGTGGCTGAAGGGTGGTTCTTTGGGTCTTGCTTCCATAGTCCTCCAGCTCCTCCCTCTTCCTGCAGGATCTGGTGGCTTGGGTCACAGCCAGCTTCCTGCACATTCCCCATGCCGAGGACATCCCCAACACAGTGACTCTGGGGAACAGAGTTGGCTTCTTGCTCCGACCCTATAACTTCTTTGATGAGGACCCCTCCATCTTCTCCCCTGGCAGTGTCTACTTTGAGAAGGGCCAGGATGCTGGGCTCTGCAGCATCAATCCTGTGGCCTGCCTCCCTGACCTGGCAGCCTGTGTCCCGGACTTACCCCCTTTCTCTTACCAAGGCTTCTAGTCCTGAGGGTGTGGCGGGGGGCGTGGTTAGGCACATGTACTTTTCCCTatttctactttctgttctctgtgttTTTATCACACCTGCTCCCCAGATTCCCACCCCTTCAATGTTCCTCTCACACGAAACCCCCATCAGTCCCTTTGGTTAATTCTTACTGCCTgttcatctctaaaatgttaaattataaaaatgattttaaaatactgaaagaaaaataccacaAATCCTACTACTCAGAAATCGGTGGTGTTCACATTACATCAGACATCTCTTTATGCA
The sequence above is drawn from the Symphalangus syndactylus isolate Jambi chromosome 20, NHGRI_mSymSyn1-v2.1_pri, whole genome shotgun sequence genome and encodes:
- the AOC2 gene encoding amine oxidase [copper-containing] 2 isoform X2, coding for MHLKIVLAFLALSLITIFALAYVLLTSPGGSSQPPHCPSVSHRAQPWPHPGQSQLFADLSREELTAVMRFLTQRLGPGLVDAAQAQSSDNCIFSVELQLPPKAAALAHLDMGSPPPAREALAIVLFGGQPQPNVSELVVGPLPHPSYMRDVTVERHGGPLPYHRRPVLRAEFTQMWKHLKEVELPKAPIFLASTFNYNGSTLAAVHATPRGLRSGDRATWMALYHNISGVGLFLHPVGLELLLDHRALDPAHWTVQRVFYLGHYYADLGQLEREFKSGRLEVVRVPLPPPNGASSLRSRNSPGPLPPLQFSPQGSRYSVQGNLVVSSLWSFTFGHGVFSGLRIFDVRFQGERVAYEVSVQECVSIYGADSPKTMLTRYLDSSFGLGRNSRGLVRGVDCPYQATMVDIHILVGKGAVQLLPGAVCVFEEAQGLPLRRHHNYLQNHFYGGLASSALVVRSVSSVGNYDYIWDFVLYPNGALEGRVHATGYINTAFLRGGEEGLLFGNRVGERVLGTVHTHAFHFKLDLDVAGLKNWVVAEDVVFKPVAAPWNPEHWLQRPQLTRQVLGKEDLTAFSLGSPLPRYLYLASNQTNAWGHQRGYQLVVTQRKEEESQSSSIYHQNDIWTPTVTFADFINNETLLGEDLVAWVTASFLHIPHAEDIPNTVTLGNRVGFLLRPYNFFDEDPSIFSPGSVYFEKGQDAGLCSINPVACLPDLAACVPDLPPFSYQGF
- the AOC2 gene encoding amine oxidase [copper-containing] 2 isoform X1; translation: MHLKIVLAFLALSLITIFALAYVLLTSPGGSSQPPHCPSVSHRAQPWPHPGQSQLFADLSREELTAVMRFLTQRLGPGLVDAAQAQSSDNCIFSVELQLPPKAAALAHLDMGSPPPAREALAIVLFGGQPQPNVSELVVGPLPHPSYMRDVTVERHGGPLPYHRRPVLRAEFTQMWKHLKEVELPKAPIFLASTFNYNGSTLAAVHATPRGLRSGDRATWMALYHNISGVGLFLHPVGLELLLDHRALDPAHWTVQRVFYLGHYYADLGQLEREFKSGRLEVVRVPLPPPNGASSLRSRNSPGPLPPLQFSPQGSRYSVQGNLVVSSLWSFTFGHGVFSGLRIFDVRFQGERVAYEVSVQECVSIYGADSPKTMLTRYLDSSFGLGRNSRGLVRGVDCPYQATMVDIHILVGKGAVQLLPGAVCVFEEAQGLPLRRHHNYLQNHFYGGLASSALVVRSVSSVGNYDYIWDFVLYPNGALEGRVHATGYINTAFLRGGEEGLLFGNRVGERVLGTVHTHAFHFKLDLDVAGLKNWVVAEDVVFKPVAAPWNPEHWLQRPQLTRQVLGKEDLTAFSLGSPLPRYLYLASNQTNAWGHQRGYRIQIHSPLGIHIPLESDMERALSWGRYQLVVTQRKEEESQSSSIYHQNDIWTPTVTFADFINNETLLGEDLVAWVTASFLHIPHAEDIPNTVTLGNRVGFLLRPYNFFDEDPSIFSPGSVYFEKGQDAGLCSINPVACLPDLAACVPDLPPFSYQGF